The following proteins are co-located in the Halarcobacter sp. genome:
- the nuoF gene encoding NADH-quinone oxidoreductase subunit NuoF translates to MAVELVKIVSKNFDIPDSHKLEVALKNGRYESVDKAFSMKPEDITEEVVKSGLRGKGGGGAACGPKWKLMPPVDDRPRYLIVNGDESEPGTFKDRQIFQYDPHLLIEGIIVSCWALQANDAYIYIRGEYKWFIDRLNAAIDEAYEAGIIGDKVMNKYDFRVNVTVHRGGGAYICGEKSALIESIEGKRGHPRLKPHGKECEWFYGQPATVNNVETISSVPNIVLNGYESYTKWGTEKAPGTMLFAMSGPVKNPGVYELQYGEKMIDVINEIGGGMKDGLKLKAVIPGGASCPILTAEEVEKAYLDYESMWDIGSTLGTGGMMIIPEGVSMVDVAKNLIEFYHHESCGQCTPCREGTGWIDKTIKKILDGVGSQDDIQTILDVCETMNGKTICVFAPAVKDIIKSIVQKYRHEFEEHFNK, encoded by the coding sequence ATGGCAGTTGAATTAGTAAAAATTGTAAGTAAAAACTTTGACATTCCAGATTCTCATAAACTTGAAGTTGCTTTAAAAAATGGAAGATATGAATCTGTCGATAAAGCATTTTCAATGAAACCTGAAGATATTACTGAAGAGGTAGTAAAATCAGGACTAAGAGGAAAAGGTGGTGGTGGTGCTGCATGTGGACCTAAATGGAAACTTATGCCACCAGTTGATGATAGACCTAGATATTTAATTGTAAATGGGGATGAATCAGAACCAGGAACTTTTAAAGATAGACAAATTTTCCAATACGATCCTCACTTACTTATTGAAGGTATTATTGTTTCTTGTTGGGCACTACAAGCAAATGATGCATACATTTATATAAGAGGTGAATATAAATGGTTTATTGACAGATTAAATGCTGCTATTGATGAAGCTTATGAAGCCGGAATCATTGGGGATAAAGTTATGAATAAATATGACTTTAGAGTAAATGTAACAGTTCATAGAGGTGGTGGAGCTTATATTTGTGGTGAAAAATCTGCTTTAATTGAATCTATTGAGGGGAAAAGAGGACATCCAAGACTTAAGCCTCACGGGAAAGAGTGTGAGTGGTTCTATGGACAGCCAGCAACAGTTAACAATGTTGAAACAATTTCATCAGTTCCAAATATAGTATTAAATGGATATGAATCTTATACTAAATGGGGAACTGAAAAAGCTCCAGGAACTATGCTTTTTGCCATGAGTGGACCAGTTAAAAATCCAGGTGTTTATGAGTTACAATATGGTGAAAAGATGATTGATGTAATTAATGAGATTGGTGGTGGAATGAAAGATGGCTTAAAACTTAAAGCTGTTATTCCTGGTGGGGCATCTTGCCCTATTTTAACTGCCGAAGAAGTTGAAAAAGCTTACTTAGATTATGAATCAATGTGGGATATAGGTTCTACTTTAGGTACAGGGGGGATGATGATTATTCCTGAGGGTGTATCTATGGTAGATGTTGCTAAAAATTTAATTGAATTTTATCATCATGAATCTTGTGGTCAATGTACTCCTTGTAGAGAGGGGACTGGTTGGATTGATAAAACGATCAAAAAGATTCTTGATGGGGTTGGTTCACAAGATGACATCCAGACAATTCTTGATGTTTGTGAGACTATGAATGGTAAAACGATTTGTGTTTTTGCACCAGCTGTGAAAGATATTATCAAAAGTATTGTGCAAAAATATAGACATGAATTTGAAGAACATTTTAATAAATAA
- a CDS encoding citrate synthase: MGKNTFTLTDNRDGRSFEYDIISGTRGPDVVDIRSFYKDSGMFTYDPGYTSTASCESKITFIDGENSELRYRGIPIEELAGKRSYLDVCYLLMRGNLPTAEASKNFDLEIRHRSFLDEGILRLFDALPDHAHPMATMGAATMALATIYKDHLNLKSDEEFKVMRRRILAKMPTIAAMAYRNSIGVPMIYPDVNRYFTENFLYMLRAYPGGKLKYLGDGKNEEIKQVEVDALDAILTLHADHEQNASTTTVRNVGSTEAHPYVSIASGIAALWGSAHGGANERVMDQLKMIGDVKNVPTYIAKAKDKNDPFRLMGFGHRVYKNRDPRAQELKKLQDKLRIELNLDSRLLDVAAAVEEAALNDDYFIQRGLYPNIDFYSGVILTALKIPVEMFTPIFVIGRIPGWISQWSELKQDPAAKIARPRQLYTGK; encoded by the coding sequence ATGGGAAAAAATACTTTTACATTAACAGATAATAGAGATGGTAGGTCTTTTGAGTATGATATTATTAGTGGTACAAGAGGACCTGACGTTGTAGATATTAGATCTTTTTATAAAGATTCAGGGATGTTTACTTATGATCCTGGATATACTTCTACAGCATCTTGTGAATCAAAAATTACATTTATTGATGGTGAAAATTCTGAATTAAGATATAGAGGTATTCCTATTGAAGAATTAGCAGGTAAAAGATCATATCTAGATGTTTGTTATTTGTTAATGAGAGGTAACTTACCAACTGCTGAAGCATCTAAAAACTTTGATTTAGAGATTAGACATAGATCTTTTCTTGATGAAGGAATCTTAAGATTATTTGATGCATTACCTGATCATGCACATCCAATGGCAACAATGGGTGCAGCAACTATGGCTCTTGCGACTATTTATAAAGATCATTTAAATCTTAAATCTGATGAAGAATTTAAAGTTATGAGAAGAAGAATTTTAGCAAAAATGCCTACAATTGCAGCAATGGCTTATAGAAACTCAATTGGTGTTCCTATGATTTATCCAGATGTAAATAGATACTTCACTGAAAACTTCTTATATATGTTAAGAGCATATCCAGGTGGAAAATTAAAATACCTTGGTGACGGGAAGAATGAAGAGATTAAACAAGTTGAAGTTGATGCTCTTGATGCAATCTTAACTTTACATGCTGATCATGAGCAAAATGCTTCTACAACAACAGTAAGAAATGTTGGTTCAACAGAAGCTCACCCTTATGTTTCAATTGCATCAGGTATCGCTGCATTATGGGGTTCTGCTCATGGTGGTGCGAATGAAAGAGTTATGGATCAGTTAAAAATGATTGGTGATGTTAAAAATGTACCAACTTATATTGCAAAAGCAAAAGACAAAAATGATCCATTTAGACTTATGGGATTCGGACATAGAGTTTATAAAAATAGAGATCCAAGAGCACAAGAACTTAAAAAATTACAAGATAAATTGAGAATTGAATTAAATCTTGACTCAAGATTATTAGATGTAGCTGCAGCAGTTGAAGAAGCAGCATTAAATGATGATTATTTCATCCAAAGAGGTTTATATCCAAATATTGACTTCTATTCAGGAGTAATTTTAACAGCTCTTAAAATTCCAGTAGAGATGTTTACTCCAATATTTGTTATTGGGAGAATCCCAGGATGGATTTCTCAATGGTCAGAATTAAAACAAGACCCAGCAGCAAAAATTGCTAGACCAAGACAATTATACACTGGTAAATAA
- a CDS encoding 2Fe-2S iron-sulfur cluster-binding protein, giving the protein MSELVKFTVDGEEIEADKGSLLIDSLLDRDIHIPHFCYHQALGKDGNCRMCMVEIEGQKRPQIACDTPVKEGMIVRTKGENIEKVRRDILELELINHPIDCPTCDQAGECKLQDYYMESGFYHSRVDVNQKVTARKRVELGSNVMLDQERCVLCTRCVRFCSDITGTNELGVISRADHSVIGTFPGKPLSNPYAINVVDLCPVGALTSQDFRFKQRVWFLETFDAICNGCSRGCNITVDHRKEKYKDDQIFRFKPRVNKAVNGWFMCDEGRLSYKNESENRFETALIDGEETIFDNAITKAFKILTQKNKTLFLLDPSLSLEEMQNTKKLAEALNGNISGYSPQYIDETFGDDYLKKNDKSANRASFKELDIDESEDNFNKLVKESDTIVILGNTYFDKHLDLLSNKKVISFFSHKVETVSKSGIAIPVASFYEKSGTYINFEGIKQRVISKMKKDNPKETITSIIEYIKTMIDKGSL; this is encoded by the coding sequence ATGAGTGAACTTGTCAAATTTACGGTGGATGGGGAAGAGATAGAAGCAGATAAAGGCAGTCTTTTAATAGACAGCCTTTTAGATAGAGATATCCATATTCCTCACTTTTGTTATCACCAAGCTTTAGGAAAAGATGGAAACTGTAGGATGTGTATGGTTGAAATCGAGGGTCAAAAAAGACCACAAATTGCGTGTGATACTCCAGTAAAAGAGGGGATGATTGTAAGAACTAAAGGTGAAAATATTGAAAAAGTAAGACGTGATATACTTGAACTTGAACTTATCAATCACCCTATAGACTGTCCTACATGTGACCAAGCTGGTGAATGTAAACTACAAGACTACTATATGGAGTCTGGTTTTTATCATTCAAGAGTTGATGTTAACCAAAAAGTTACAGCTAGAAAAAGAGTTGAACTTGGAAGCAATGTAATGCTTGACCAAGAAAGATGTGTTCTTTGTACTAGATGTGTAAGATTTTGTTCAGATATCACAGGAACAAATGAACTTGGTGTTATTAGTAGAGCAGATCACTCTGTTATTGGAACTTTCCCAGGGAAACCATTATCTAATCCATATGCAATAAATGTGGTAGATTTATGTCCTGTTGGGGCTTTAACTTCACAAGATTTTAGATTTAAACAAAGAGTTTGGTTTTTAGAGACTTTTGATGCAATTTGTAATGGATGTTCTAGAGGATGTAATATTACAGTTGATCATAGAAAAGAGAAATATAAAGATGATCAAATATTTAGATTCAAACCAAGAGTTAATAAAGCAGTTAATGGTTGGTTTATGTGTGATGAAGGAAGACTTTCATACAAAAATGAATCTGAAAATAGATTTGAAACTGCATTAATAGATGGAGAAGAGACTATTTTTGACAATGCAATTACAAAAGCTTTTAAAATCTTAACACAAAAAAATAAAACTTTATTTTTACTAGATCCAAGTCTTTCATTAGAAGAGATGCAAAATACTAAAAAATTAGCAGAAGCATTAAATGGAAATATTTCTGGTTATTCACCTCAATATATTGATGAAACTTTTGGTGACGATTATTTAAAGAAAAATGATAAATCAGCAAATAGAGCCTCATTTAAAGAATTAGATATTGATGAAAGTGAAGATAACTTTAATAAATTAGTAAAAGAATCAGATACTATTGTTATCTTAGGAAATACTTATTTTGATAAACATTTAGATCTATTATCAAATAAAAAAGTGATTAGCTTTTTCTCACATAAAGTTGAAACTGTATCGAAATCAGGAATTGCTATACCTGTAGCATCATTCTATGAAAAAAGTGGTACATATATTAACTTTGAGGGAATAAAACAAAGAGTGATTTCAAAAATGAAGAAAGATAATCCAAAAGAGACTATCACTTCAATAATAGAATATATTAAAACTATGATAGATAAAGGTAGCCTATGA
- a CDS encoding complex I subunit 1 family protein, producing MSTAAIVIIIINILLAKILSVGTTPIMVWWERRVAGFMQDRTGPNRADIGGIRLGGLIQAIADMLKLVFKEDFTPAHIKYKFLYTIAPAIVFICSFLTMAVIPFADNLVVDGENFMMQAIPTQLGIMWFLAFAGLSVFGIILGGYSSQNKYGLLGGIRASAQVISYEAAMSLSVISILLTYGSINLNDMVQAQGGTFWGIIPAWGIFMQPLAALIFIVTAFAETNRTPFDIAEGESEIVAGYHTEYSAMRFGLFQVGEYAAMSASSAIIVTLFLGGYQIPWMDTQTIQSNINYVMIAIIILLPLKAFFFAKWMNKNYDWLDKNDKRQKEKNILIKGFWGIAIIISAILIALIATGLGENGVNIATAVIQIGTFVAKFLFMNFVFIWIRWTLLRFRYDQLQMLGWKVLIPLSILNIVITAIIVVATGS from the coding sequence ATGAGTACAGCTGCAATAGTTATTATTATAATAAATATACTTCTTGCTAAAATACTATCAGTTGGAACAACTCCAATTATGGTATGGTGGGAAAGAAGAGTTGCTGGTTTTATGCAAGATAGAACTGGTCCAAACAGAGCAGATATTGGGGGAATAAGACTTGGTGGTCTTATTCAAGCAATTGCAGATATGTTAAAACTTGTATTTAAAGAGGATTTTACTCCTGCACATATTAAATATAAATTTTTATATACAATAGCTCCTGCAATTGTATTTATTTGTTCATTTTTAACAATGGCAGTTATTCCATTTGCTGATAACTTAGTTGTTGATGGTGAAAACTTTATGATGCAAGCTATTCCAACTCAACTTGGGATCATGTGGTTCTTGGCATTTGCTGGTTTATCAGTATTTGGTATTATACTTGGTGGTTATTCATCTCAAAATAAATATGGACTTTTAGGTGGGATTAGAGCTTCTGCACAAGTTATCTCTTATGAGGCAGCTATGTCATTATCTGTTATCTCTATTCTTTTAACTTATGGTTCAATTAACTTAAACGACATGGTTCAAGCTCAAGGTGGAACATTCTGGGGAATAATTCCAGCATGGGGTATCTTTATGCAACCATTAGCTGCACTAATTTTTATAGTTACAGCTTTTGCTGAGACAAATAGAACACCTTTTGATATTGCAGAGGGTGAATCTGAAATTGTTGCAGGTTATCACACTGAATATTCTGCGATGAGATTTGGTTTATTCCAAGTTGGTGAATATGCAGCAATGTCAGCTTCATCAGCAATCATTGTTACTCTATTTTTAGGTGGATATCAAATCCCTTGGATGGATACACAAACTATTCAAAGTAATATCAATTATGTAATGATTGCAATCATTATTTTACTTCCATTAAAAGCATTTTTCTTTGCTAAGTGGATGAATAAAAACTATGATTGGCTTGATAAAAACGATAAAAGACAAAAAGAAAAAAATATTCTTATAAAAGGATTCTGGGGAATTGCAATTATTATTTCTGCTATTTTAATAGCTCTAATTGCAACAGGACTAGGTGAGAATGGTGTAAACATTGCAACAGCAGTTATTCAAATAGGAACATTTGTAGCTAAATTTTTATTTATGAATTTTGTATTTATCTGGATTAGATGGACACTTCTTAGATTTAGATATGATCAACTACAAATGTTAGGATGGAAAGTACTTATTCCATTATCAATACTAAATATTGTTATAACAGCAATAATTGTAGTAGCAACAGGAAGTTAA
- a CDS encoding NADH-quinone oxidoreductase subunit I has protein sequence MGIKIVERHGKSLKDKLYIPAIAAGMKTTFTHFKKNLGDVSNLKTMQYPEVQPTDITERYRGVHRLTKWEDESEKCVACYMCATACPAQCIFIDAEERFDGVAEKRPKEFKIDLLECVFCGYCVEACPCDAIRMDTGIFSFTASKREDFVVDKKQLMSYERSKDFDDE, from the coding sequence ATGGGAATTAAAATAGTAGAAAGACATGGAAAGTCTTTAAAAGATAAATTATATATACCTGCAATTGCTGCAGGTATGAAAACTACTTTTACTCACTTTAAGAAAAATCTTGGTGATGTATCTAACTTAAAAACGATGCAATACCCTGAAGTACAACCTACTGATATCACTGAAAGATACAGAGGGGTACATAGACTTACAAAGTGGGAAGATGAGAGTGAAAAATGTGTTGCATGTTATATGTGTGCAACAGCTTGTCCTGCTCAATGTATCTTTATTGATGCTGAAGAGAGATTTGATGGTGTAGCTGAGAAGAGACCAAAAGAGTTTAAAATTGACCTTTTAGAGTGTGTATTCTGTGGATATTGTGTAGAAGCTTGCCCTTGTGATGCAATTAGAATGGATACGGGAATTTTTAGTTTCACTGCAAGTAAAAGAGAAGACTTTGTAGTAGATAAAAAACAACTTATGTCTTATGAGCGTTCAAAGGATTTTGATGATGAGTGA
- a CDS encoding NADH-quinone oxidoreductase subunit J produces the protein MSDIIFIGLSFFAITGGIAMLVYKNPMYSALGLLVSIMAVAGMFALLNATFLFMVQIIVYAGAIMTLILFLLMFLNIKEENLPKEPKKYFLIGLGAVIMIPFNVVILKAVSNLPDANMNIVEGSFGDIKPIGGLLYDDWILAFELISILLLIALVGSIVLAKRKKTNKENA, from the coding sequence ATGAGTGATATTATTTTTATAGGACTTAGTTTTTTTGCAATAACAGGTGGAATTGCGATGTTAGTTTATAAGAATCCTATGTATTCTGCATTGGGTTTACTTGTTTCAATTATGGCTGTTGCAGGTATGTTTGCACTTTTAAATGCAACTTTCCTTTTTATGGTTCAAATAATTGTTTATGCAGGTGCTATTATGACTCTGATTCTATTTTTATTAATGTTTCTTAATATTAAAGAAGAGAATCTTCCTAAAGAGCCTAAAAAATATTTTCTAATTGGTTTAGGTGCAGTTATAATGATCCCTTTTAATGTTGTTATATTAAAAGCAGTTTCAAACTTGCCTGATGCAAATATGAATATTGTAGAGGGTTCATTTGGAGATATTAAACCTATTGGTGGTTTATTATATGATGATTGGATTTTAGCATTTGAATTGATTTCAATTCTACTTTTAATTGCACTAGTAGGTTCAATTGTTTTAGCAAAAAGAAAAAAAACAAATAAGGAAAACGCATGA
- the nuoK gene encoding NADH-quinone oxidoreductase subunit NuoK: MISLTSYAFVSMILFSIGVIGVIARRNIFVIYMSIELMLNGVNLFLITFARYHFNMDPQIITIMVISIAAAEAAIFLSVIILLYRSKKSLDTDIFTTLTQGEK; encoded by the coding sequence ATGATTAGTTTAACATCATATGCATTTGTTTCTATGATTCTTTTCTCTATAGGAGTTATAGGTGTAATTGCTAGAAGAAATATATTTGTAATCTATATGTCTATTGAGTTGATGCTAAATGGAGTAAATCTATTCCTTATTACATTTGCTAGATATCACTTTAATATGGATCCACAAATTATTACAATTATGGTTATATCAATTGCAGCAGCAGAAGCAGCAATTTTTCTTTCTGTTATTATACTTCTTTACAGATCGAAAAAATCACTTGATACAGATATCTTTACTACACTAACACAAGGAGAGAAATAA
- the nuoL gene encoding NADH-quinone oxidoreductase subunit L: MMDTSLLVWIILAPLIGAILNTGFYFYHIKRKPIPELVFSLIGTITPLIAFLITLSLFLNMVDSDITYRQELFTWINIDTLNISMAFLGDKLAIFMSMFVTFVGWLIHIYAIGYMTKDEGFGKFFAYFNLFLASMLILVLADNPVILFIGWEGVGLCSYLLIAFYYSDTENVLAGNKAFIANRVGDFGFILGIVTLFFALGGVNLSFGSLEANISNASTELLVLSGFLLFVGAMGKSAQIPLYVWLPDAMAGPTPISALIHAATMVTAGVYMVARFHFLYSGIEEIGTFIAYIGAFSALFAAIIATKQQDVKKILAYSTMSQLGYMFIAVGLGFYSSGLFHVLTHAFFKAMLFMGAGGMIIALHHEQNIFKMAQHRVQLPIIGITFLIGVIAISGIPPFSGFFSKDAILAAAFQEGQYGIWAIGMFTAFLTAFYMFRMYFILFVAPNKHTKHYVYTSKTITLPLLILAIGAVGAGFLNLPAALGGEHMVDTWLAQTNSIEVHMSHTTEYILMVISVLVAASGIFVAYKKYANFDVYKPESEEGLIANKFYVDEIYDAVFVKTAKVISTFIDKVLDMSIIDALIMNGCNQFINFGKKVAELQNANVRFYAVFMLVGMSCVFIYLYFSLGL, translated from the coding sequence ATGATGGATACTTCGCTTCTTGTATGGATTATCTTAGCTCCATTAATTGGTGCTATTTTAAATACAGGTTTTTATTTTTATCATATAAAAAGAAAACCTATCCCTGAATTAGTGTTTTCATTAATTGGTACAATTACACCTTTAATTGCTTTTTTAATTACACTATCACTATTTTTAAATATGGTAGATAGCGATATTACATATAGACAAGAGTTATTTACTTGGATTAATATTGACACTTTAAATATTTCAATGGCATTTTTAGGTGATAAACTAGCTATATTTATGTCTATGTTTGTTACATTTGTTGGTTGGTTAATTCATATTTATGCAATTGGTTATATGACAAAAGATGAAGGCTTTGGTAAGTTTTTCGCATACTTTAACCTTTTCTTAGCATCAATGTTAATTCTTGTACTTGCAGACAACCCAGTAATTTTATTTATCGGATGGGAAGGGGTAGGACTTTGTTCTTATTTACTTATTGCATTTTACTATTCAGACACAGAAAATGTTCTTGCAGGTAACAAAGCATTTATTGCAAATAGAGTTGGTGACTTTGGATTTATTTTAGGTATAGTTACTTTATTCTTTGCTTTAGGTGGAGTAAATTTAAGTTTTGGTTCGTTAGAAGCAAATATCTCTAATGCATCAACTGAGTTATTAGTACTTTCAGGTTTCTTACTATTTGTTGGTGCGATGGGTAAATCAGCACAGATTCCATTATATGTATGGCTTCCTGATGCGATGGCAGGACCAACTCCAATTTCAGCACTTATTCACGCAGCTACAATGGTAACAGCTGGGGTTTATATGGTTGCAAGATTCCATTTCTTATATAGTGGGATTGAAGAGATTGGTACATTTATAGCTTATATTGGTGCATTTTCAGCTTTATTTGCAGCAATTATTGCCACAAAACAACAAGATGTTAAAAAGATTCTAGCTTATTCAACTATGTCTCAATTAGGATATATGTTTATTGCAGTTGGTCTTGGTTTTTATAGTTCAGGATTATTTCATGTATTAACACATGCTTTCTTTAAGGCTATGTTATTCATGGGTGCTGGAGGTATGATTATAGCTTTACACCACGAACAAAATATATTTAAAATGGCACAACATAGAGTGCAACTTCCAATAATTGGAATTACATTCTTAATAGGTGTAATTGCAATTTCAGGTATTCCACCATTTTCAGGTTTTTTCTCTAAAGATGCTATCCTTGCAGCAGCTTTCCAAGAGGGACAATATGGAATTTGGGCAATTGGAATGTTTACAGCATTTTTAACAGCATTTTATATGTTTAGAATGTACTTCATTCTTTTTGTTGCACCTAATAAACATACGAAACATTATGTTTATACATCAAAAACAATAACTTTACCACTACTAATATTAGCTATCGGTGCAGTTGGAGCTGGTTTCTTAAATTTACCAGCAGCATTAGGTGGAGAACATATGGTTGATACTTGGTTAGCACAAACTAACTCAATTGAAGTTCATATGTCACATACAACGGAATATATCTTAATGGTTATTTCAGTCCTTGTTGCAGCTTCTGGTATCTTTGTAGCATATAAAAAATATGCTAACTTTGATGTTTATAAACCAGAGAGTGAAGAGGGATTAATAGCTAATAAATTCTATGTTGATGAGATTTATGATGCAGTATTTGTTAAAACTGCAAAAGTTATCTCTACATTTATAGATAAAGTGCTTGACATGAGTATCATAGATGCTCTAATTATGAATGGATGTAACCAATTTATCAATTTTGGTAAAAAAGTTGCAGAATTACAAAATGCAAATGTAAGATTTTATGCAGTATTTATGCTAGTGGGTATGAGTTGTGTATTTATCTATCTATATTTTTCTTTAGGATTATAA